The DNA window ATCTTTTACTGTATCCTTACCATCTGGAACAGTGTGAACATTGAAATCATAAAATCTGGTATTACCCAAACAAGTCCTCCACATTCTTTTTTGCCTGTTCCCAATTTTTAGGGTAGGTTGCAATCTTTATTTTAATTATAATAGCATCAGATGATGTTGACAGTAGCAACCTACCAAGGTATGCTTCCTGTTTATTGAATCTGAGATGGAAAACTTGTTCATCATCAAGGCGGTCAGGTATCTCTTTATAAACAGTAGCTAAATCCTGCGAGCTCAGGTTTTCCTTTATAAATTCAACCAATCTTTTGCATTCGGATTTACGGGTTAATTCAGCACTGCAAAGAGATATAAGATTCCCATAATGACCTTCAACATCCAATACTTCAACAATCTCATCTGTATTGGCATTACTTGCAGAATTCAACAAAAATAAATCCAGAGAGGTTTTTACTCTGGATTTTTCTTCTGTTGCGTGTGATGTTGCACGCAGTGTTATATAATGTATCAATTGAGTCTACCCAAAGCGTTTATTTGGTTTTTTCTGTACCTTTACCGCTTTTTCTTATGCCTCTACCTTTTCTTGAGGCACTGGTTTTTCCGCGGTGAGCTCGTCCTTTTTGCTTGTTGGAACAAACCCAGTTAAGGTCTTTATCGCTTTTTATTACCGGATGGTTCGGGTCAACAAGAATAATTTCATACCATTTGGATTTTCCATCTTCAGCCACCCAGTAAGAATTCAAAACTTCCATGTTGGGGTATTTGCGGTATGCACGTTCTTCAGCAATCCTCTGGATGCTTTTACCAGTTGTTATTTTGTTTTTGCCCATTCGCTTGGTACGCCGTCCAGCATTGTATCTGGATTTTCTCATGCCTCCACGCCGTACCTTTGCACGTACTACAATTATACCCTGTTTTGCCTTGTATCCAAGTGTACGTGCACGATCAAGGCGGGTAGGGCGGTTTATTTTTGTAATTGAACCCTGTCTTCTCCATTCCTGCAAACGTTGCCATCTAAGGTTATTTACGTAGGTCTCTTCAGGTTTTCTCCATGCTTCTCTTATATAGTTATAAAACGGTTTTGACAATTTTCTCACCTGGTTTCATTTTAGTTTCATGGTTCAACTCATATTTTGAGTCACATTCCGACGGGATAACATCCCGTAAATGAAACAAGTGCACTACAAACTTAATATGATTTAAAGTTTTTTATGCAACTATACTGAGTTATATTATCATACAAAAATACAACCATGCAGACAGAAAAATGAAATCAAAAATAAAAGTTTTTAATGATGAGGCATCATCTGCAAATATAAAATGCCTCATCACTGGATGACCCCACTCTTTACCCACTCTCATAAATATTATTTGCAGTGACTAATATATAATCTTAAGAAACTCTGTTACATAACTAAATTACCTATAGTTTGTTCACTGGGATTATAAATAGAATCATTAATATCCAGCCAATACATCATAACATGGAGATTAATCAATGACCGAAGAAATTGGAAGCATACTCAGCAGAGGTTTTAATACATTCACCAGAAACCTCAACATAACAGTACCATTTATTCTAAATTTGGTTCTAAGTGGAATAATATTTATCTTGGGCTTAACTGCATTTACTGCAATGTTTGTCATGCCTGCTCTCCCCTCAGGAGATCTGGGACCGGCAAACGTCAATGTTGAACAGGTGATGAATATATTTTCATCAGTGTTTATTGAAAATCTATGGATTGTAATCGCTGGAATATTGATACTTACCCTCCTTATAACGTTTGTACAATCCTATTTCACAGCCGGTGCTATTGGAATGTCAAAAAATGCTACGGAAAATGGTAATACTGATATAGGAAAAATGTTTCGTTATGGTAGAGAAAACGTTGTCAATATGTTTTTTTTAAAAATCCTTCTGGGGCTAATAACATTTGCAGGAATCATATTTTTAATACCTGGCTTTCTTTCAGTAGAAGATTTAGATTTAT is part of the Methanohalobium evestigatum Z-7303 genome and encodes:
- a CDS encoding 50S ribosomal protein L15e, coding for MSKPFYNYIREAWRKPEETYVNNLRWQRLQEWRRQGSITKINRPTRLDRARTLGYKAKQGIIVVRAKVRRGGMRKSRYNAGRRTKRMGKNKITTGKSIQRIAEERAYRKYPNMEVLNSYWVAEDGKSKWYEIILVDPNHPVIKSDKDLNWVCSNKQKGRAHRGKTSASRKGRGIRKSGKGTEKTK
- a CDS encoding DUF7847 domain-containing protein, with the protein product MTEEIGSILSRGFNTFTRNLNITVPFILNLVLSGIIFILGLTAFTAMFVMPALPSGDLGPANVNVEQVMNIFSSVFIENLWIVIAGILILTLLITFVQSYFTAGAIGMSKNATENGNTDIGKMFRYGRENVVNMFFLKILLGLITFAGIIFLIPGFLSVEDLDLLISNPQMATGSAVLLFAGFLVWMLYIAAISIVLAFTEYALIVDKLDPVSSIEEGFNKFMENKLDVFLLWLVILAISILMGIIGEFVGIIEITAIAWGFINLILSIIIIPVLETIWWTRLYMDKTGKDIYKPEELINY
- a CDS encoding RNA-binding protein, whose protein sequence is MIHYITLRATSHATEEKSRVKTSLDLFLLNSASNANTDEIVEVLDVEGHYGNLISLCSAELTRKSECKRLVEFIKENLSSQDLATVYKEIPDRLDDEQVFHLRFNKQEAYLGRLLLSTSSDAIIIKIKIATYPKNWEQAKKNVEDLFG